The DNA sequence AAGTGGAAGGTCACCCGGGTCTCGGAGACCCCCATGGCCCATTGACCCTCCGGCCTGAGGAGCAGGGCCAGCCCCGACAGGACGAGATGGGACCGCCCCGCCAGGGAAAGGAGCATCTCCCTCCCTTCGGAGCGGCTATGGGGCTTGCCGAGAATCCGGGTGCCGGAGACCACCACCGTGTCGCAGCCGACGATCAGGCAGCGGTCCGGAGCGAATCGGGCGCCGGCCTGGGCTTTTTCCACCGCCAGGCGCTGCACCAGCACTTCGGGCCGCTCTTCATGCTGGATCTCCTCGCTCACCCCGGGAGGGTGCTGCTGGAACTTCACGCCGAGCCGGCGCAGCAGATCCGCCCGCCTGGAGGAGGCGGAGGAGAGGAACAGGGGACGGTCCAGGGGCAGCATTCGTTGAGCCGATCTCCGCAGCGAAAGCGTTGAACTCCACGAGGTCCGAAACTATAATAAGCCCTCACATGACGATCCTGAACAAGCTGTTCCGCCATCGCAGGAATCGCGCGGCTTTCGGCGCCGGCTGGCTGGTGTTGATCGCCAGTGTTCTGGCGTTCGCCTTCCTGCTGCTCGACTCCGCCTCGGGCTCCGAAATCGCGCCGATAGACGCGCGGGGCGCCGCTGTCGTGGGCGGCCCGCCTC is a window from the Candidatus Polarisedimenticolia bacterium genome containing:
- a CDS encoding nucleoside triphosphate pyrophosphatase — translated: MLPLDRPLFLSSASSRRADLLRRLGVKFQQHPPGVSEEIQHEERPEVLVQRLAVEKAQAGARFAPDRCLIVGCDTVVVSGTRILGKPHSRSEGREMLLSLAGRSHLVLSGLALLLRPEGQWAMGVSETRVTFHFLPAAAVERYLDTEEYRDKAGAYALQGAASLFVDRIEGSATNVIGLPVDLFPRLLGQLGLWFPEA